AAGTCAGTATGGAAAAGCCAGTGTGCGCAAGCTTTGTGTAACGGGTATCTATAAAACCGGCATTGACGAATATGATAAACTTTTTGCTATCGGTGATATTCGTTTAATCAGAAGAGTAAACGGCTGGCATAAAAATGAAATAGGTGGTTACGAAGTATTTCTTAAAGACTTCCACTTGATGGATACTACTTCTGTGTTACTGAACAAGCAACTTCCTGGTTCTTGGATGAGTAAAACGATACGAGATGTATATCCTAATATTTTTGATTGGCTAAATATTCAGGACGTAAATAAAAATGTGATTTATATCATTATGTCCATCGTCGCGATTATCAATTTAATTACTTGCCTGCTCATATTGGTTTTAGAAAGAACCAAGATGACGGGTATATTAAAATCGATAGGCAGTAGCAATTGGATAATACAAAAAATATTTCTTTATCATTCCTCTCTTATCGCTATCAGAGGCGTACTCTATGGATTTATATTTGGTGTAGGCATTTGTCTTCTGCAACAATATACAGGTTTTCTCAAACTCGACGAATCGGCTTATTATGTAAGTGTAGCCCCTATTGCTATTATATGGTCGCAAGTAATTACCATTTGTGTTGCCACCATTGTAATTTGTTATATATCCTTATTACTTCCCACCATTTTTGTAAAGAGAATAAGACCTGTACAGGCTATTAAATTTAACTAATATATGCGGCAAAAACCCATTCACCCGGCAATGCAACCATTTTTGGACGGAAAAGTCATCTTATTAAACAAATCGCTTGAGTGGACATCTTTTGATGCTGTAAAAAAAATACGCATACTTACTGGTGTCTCAAAAGTAGGGCATGCGGGCACACTAGACCCCTTGGCAACCGGTTTACTCATTATATGTACAGGCGCATTCACCAAGAAGATCAATGAATATATGGCGCAGGAAAAAGAGTATACCGGAAGTATTACTTTGGGTGCCACTACGCCTACTTACGATTTAGAAAGCGTGCCGGAAAACTTTAAAGACATCGCCGCGATTACAGAACAAGCAATTTTGGATGCTACGCATTCATTCAAGGGTGAAATATATCAAATACCTCCTATTCATTCTGCCATTAAGCAAAACGGAAAACCGGTATATTTAGCTGCCCGCAGAGGTGAAGATATAAAATTAGAACCACGTAAAATTACCATCAACGAATTTGAAATAACCGAAATCGCTTTACCAAAAGTATATTTCAGAGTGGTATGTAGCACCGGAACCTATATCCGTACATTGGCCAATGATTTTGGGAAAGCATTAGGCGTAGGCGGACACTTAAGTGCTTTATGCAGAACGAAAATTGGAGATTTTTCTGTTAAAGATGCTTATAGTATTGAGTCTTTTGCAGAAGAAATAAATAACTTAAAAACGCAAAGCTAAACTGTTTTCAACCACTATTCGTGCATTACAACTGTTTAGAATTTTCTGTGTAATTTTAAAATAAATTTTCGGTAAAAACAAGTCAAAGATTAAAATCTGCTTACCTCTTTAAATTGGAAAAACAAATGGCTGAAATGGTAGCATTGTTCAAAAAGGTAGTTGAGTTAACAGAAGAATTTGAAGTAAAACATATGAAAAAAGAGTGAAGATAATGATAGTAAAAGCTGTTTTAAGTTTATGTTTAAGATAACGAACACTCTAAATTATATACCTTTATTCAAAAAGATATAGGACTAAAAACCTAGATATTGACAACTGAAAATGAAGAAACTGCCTAATAGAATATCTGAAATTGTAGATGAATTGACAGACCAATATTTGTTCGCAGACGAAACAAAGCATTCGTGGATTATTGGTTTTCGCGAAAAAATAATACGATAAATTCTATGTTCGATAATGTTATTTTCATAGGAGGTATTCACGGAGTTGGTAAAAGTACAATTTGCAAACAAACAGATTTTACTTCCGAATCAATTAGAATTTTATCCAACTTTAGAGAATATTGTCCAACATAGAAAACACTTTAATTTTTAATATCCCTATGCCTGAACAACAAAACATAGAATACAAAATGCTTGGCACGATGATTACCTGAAATGGGTATGTGGTTTTGCTAACGCACAAGGCGGAGTAATTTATATTGGCAAAGACGATAATGGAGGTGTATCGGGAATTGATGATTACAAAAGACTGATGGACGATATTCCCAACAAAGTCCGTAACGCGATGGGAATTAGCGTTGAGGTAAATCTGCACGAAGAATCAGGCAGGTATTTTATCGAAATTGTTACGCATCCTTATTCTGTGCCTATTTCTTTGCGAGGCAGATATTATTACCGAAGCGGAAGCACCAAACAGGAATTAACGGGGGCATCACTCAATGAGTTCCTACTTAAAAAGTCAGGTAAAACGTGGGATGATGTGATTGAGCCACGAGCAACTTATGATGATATTGATGAAAAGGTAGTTGCTACCTTTGTTCAGGAAGCAGAATTTTCAGGACGTTTACCCGAAAGTAAAGGATTAACTATTCCTCAGTTATTTGATAAATTGAGGCTTACTGAAAACGGACAACTAAAAAGAGGTGCAATTGTTTTGTTTGCCAAAGACCCCGCAAAATTTTATCCTAATATCTTTGTAAAGATTGGTCGCTTTGGGAAAGATGATGCAGACCTTATCTTTCAGGAGAATGAAGAGGGAAATCTGATTGTGATACTTCAAACCATTTTAGAGCAGCTGCATCATAAATTCCTTATAAGGAAAGTTTCGTTTGAAGGAATGAAAAGAATAGAAACCAATGAGTACCCCGTTGAGGCATTGCGTGAAGTAATACTCAATGCTTTGGTGCATCGTAATTATATGGGAGCACCAACTCAAATCAGGGTTTATGATGATAAAATTGTCTTCTGGAACGAGGGAGTTTTACCACAAGGGTTAAGCATAGAGGAACTCAAAGGGTTTCACGCTTCCCAACCAAGAAATATCCTCATTGCTGATGTTTGTTTCAAAGGTGGGTATATTGATTCTTGGGGACGTGGAATGTTGAAAATATATAACGCCTGTAAGGAAGCGGGATTACCCGAACCTGAAATAAAGGAATTTCAGACAGGCTTATTGGTAACACTTTTCGGAAAGGGTTCGGAAAGGGTTCGGAAAAGGTTCAGAAAGAGTTCGGAAAGGAAGTGCTTGAAACATTAAATTGGATAGAAAAAGATCCTGAAGCCACAGCAGAACAGATAGCAAAACTTATTGGGAAATCATCAAGAACAATAGAAAAGCATATTGCTAAATTAAAAGATGCAGGAATACTCATAAGAAAGGGAGGGACATTTGGCGGTTATTGGGAAATAGTGAGAGAATGACTTAATTTTTCGCCAATTTGAGACTGTAAGAGACTGTAATTTAAATGGTCAATAGCCTCTAGTTCTTTCTCAAATTTCTAATCTTTTCTCGCTTGTAAGGTAAAACCGACTGTAGTGCCCACATTGACTTTGCTGCGGATATGGATAGCCTGCTGATGCGCTTCAATAATATGTTTACAAATAGCGAGTCCTAATCCGGTACCACCGCTATTGCGGCTGCGTCCGGCATCGGTACGATAAAAACGCTCAAAAATACGGGGTAAATGTTCTTCGGCAATGCCCATTCCGGTATCACTTATTTCTATTAATGCCCTTGCGCCATCAGGCTTGTAAACACTTGCAATTACTTGCGGAGAAGCTCCGCTATATTTGACAGCATTAATAACTAAATTAGTAAGTACCTGTCTTATCTTTTCTTTGTCGGCAAATACATGAACCGGTGGCGCCTCACATCCTTTTTTAATGGAAAAATTAACGGATTTCTCAGCGTCGTTTGTTTGCACGCTTTCAAAGACTTCTTTGATTAAATCCTGAATAATAAAGTCCTGCTTATTAATGCTTTGTTTGCCGGATTCTAAGCGCGCTATTTCGTCAATATCGCTGACCAGGTGAACCATCCTATCAATATTGCGCGAGGCCTTAGTAATAAATTTCTGACTTAATTCCTGATCTTCTAAAGAACCGGACAACAAAGTATCCAGGTATCCCTGAACGGCAAAAATGGGGGTTTTAATTTCATGGGAGAAGTTTTGCAAAAACTCACGGCGATATTTTTCGGTGGAGCGCAAGGACTCCAATTCTTCATTTCTTTTTTGAGCCCAGGCTTGTACATCATCTTCTACTTCTTGAATACTTTTCTGAGGAAGGACGTATTTATGGTAGATCTCTTCGCGTTTACTTGCCTTGGTCTGATAAATAAATTTATAGATCAGTTTTATTTTCCGATAGATGAACCGGCGTAATACTTCTCTAAATATAAAGAAGCTACAAGTAAACACGCAAAGTGTTACAATAAGCACCTGCCACCATATAATTGAGAAAAACAAGAAGCATACACCCACCGAAATACTCACTAACAAGGCGGTATAAAGCGCCAATTGACTCGGAGAGAAATTCTTTGTAACCACCATAGAGACCTTTTTAATTAAACACTAAATTACAAATTTATAACCTACCCCTTTAACGGTAGCTATGCAATCTAAGTTTAATTTTTGTCTTATCTTCCGAATATGCACATCAATTGTTCTATCTCCAACAATTACTTCAGAGCCCCACACTTTATTTAAGATTTCGTTGCGAAGAAATACTCTTCCCGGTGTTGAGGCCAATAAGTATAATAATTCAAATTCCTTTTTAGCCAGCATGATATCTTCCTTATCGATTGTTACAATAAATTGAACAGGATCAATTTTCATATTGTCGATCTCAATTATTTTATCTCCGACCTCCTCTTTCTTAGCTCTTCTGAACAAAGCGTTTACCCTGCTCATCAGTACTTTCGGAGAAATAGGTTTGGTAATATAGTCATCTGCACCGGTTTCTAACCCTTTTATTTCATTTGATTCATCGTCAATAGCCGTAAGAAAAACTATCAAGGTTTCTTCAAA
The Arachidicoccus soli DNA segment above includes these coding regions:
- a CDS encoding ABC transporter permease, which codes for MDVSSFIAKRIAFNKQKSFSRFIIRLATLATAISVAAMIISSAFVTGFQQAVSQKIFSFWGHIRVQQYEPVKSIVAEETPLQQNAQVYHILQQNTNVKEVQPFATKSAVIEKNKDIEGILIKGINSHYDFNNLHSFLKAGRWINFKDSLYSKEIVISQPIASELNIKINDTVSIYFISSQYGKASVRKLCVTGIYKTGIDEYDKLFAIGDIRLIRRVNGWHKNEIGGYEVFLKDFHLMDTTSVLLNKQLPGSWMSKTIRDVYPNIFDWLNIQDVNKNVIYIIMSIVAIINLITCLLILVLERTKMTGILKSIGSSNWIIQKIFLYHSSLIAIRGVLYGFIFGVGICLLQQYTGFLKLDESAYYVSVAPIAIIWSQVITICVATIVICYISLLLPTIFVKRIRPVQAIKFN
- the truB gene encoding tRNA pseudouridine(55) synthase TruB: MRQKPIHPAMQPFLDGKVILLNKSLEWTSFDAVKKIRILTGVSKVGHAGTLDPLATGLLIICTGAFTKKINEYMAQEKEYTGSITLGATTPTYDLESVPENFKDIAAITEQAILDATHSFKGEIYQIPPIHSAIKQNGKPVYLAARRGEDIKLEPRKITINEFEITEIALPKVYFRVVCSTGTYIRTLANDFGKALGVGGHLSALCRTKIGDFSVKDAYSIESFAEEINNLKTQS
- a CDS encoding ATP-binding protein, which gives rise to MGKDDNGGVSGIDDYKRLMDDIPNKVRNAMGISVEVNLHEESGRYFIEIVTHPYSVPISLRGRYYYRSGSTKQELTGASLNEFLLKKSGKTWDDVIEPRATYDDIDEKVVATFVQEAEFSGRLPESKGLTIPQLFDKLRLTENGQLKRGAIVLFAKDPAKFYPNIFVKIGRFGKDDADLIFQENEEGNLIVILQTILEQLHHKFLIRKVSFEGMKRIETNEYPVEALREVILNALVHRNYMGAPTQIRVYDDKIVFWNEGVLPQGLSIEELKGFHASQPRNILIADVCFKGGYIDSWGRGMLKIYNACKEAGLPEPEIKEFQTGLLVTLFGKGSERVRKRFRKSSERKCLKH
- a CDS encoding winged helix-turn-helix transcriptional regulator: MLETLNWIEKDPEATAEQIAKLIGKSSRTIEKHIAKLKDAGILIRKGGTFGGYWEIVRE
- a CDS encoding sensor histidine kinase codes for the protein MVVTKNFSPSQLALYTALLVSISVGVCFLFFSIIWWQVLIVTLCVFTCSFFIFREVLRRFIYRKIKLIYKFIYQTKASKREEIYHKYVLPQKSIQEVEDDVQAWAQKRNEELESLRSTEKYRREFLQNFSHEIKTPIFAVQGYLDTLLSGSLEDQELSQKFITKASRNIDRMVHLVSDIDEIARLESGKQSINKQDFIIQDLIKEVFESVQTNDAEKSVNFSIKKGCEAPPVHVFADKEKIRQVLTNLVINAVKYSGASPQVIASVYKPDGARALIEISDTGMGIAEEHLPRIFERFYRTDAGRSRNSGGTGLGLAICKHIIEAHQQAIHIRSKVNVGTTVGFTLQARKD
- a CDS encoding response regulator, which translates into the protein MNTKSKKVLIADDEEDILEIIGYNLRKENYEVFTAKDGKAAIEKAKESKPDLIILDMMMPFYNGMEVCEILRSLPQFEETLIVFLTAIDDESNEIKGLETGADDYITKPISPKVLMSRVNALFRRAKKEEVGDKIIEIDNMKIDPVQFIVTIDKEDIMLAKKEFELLYLLASTPGRVFLRNEILNKVWGSEVIVGDRTIDVHIRKIRQKLNLDCIATVKGVGYKFVI